The Aquitalea magnusonii region TTGCGCGCCTTGGCTGCGGCCCGCTCACGGATACATTGCTCTGGTGGCGGCAGCGGTGCGGGTGACAAGCGGACGATGCGGTCCAGCTCCGGCACTTTGCGGTTGGCCCAGCAGTAGCTGGGTAACACGGTGCCGATCAGATCGTAGCGACCAGCGCGCTGCGGGTCCGCTTTAGGGAGGCTGTTGTCGAGGGAAAGGTCCAGTTTTAAGACCAGGCGCATGACATGCCTGGGCGATAGGCGTGATAGCGGGAGATCGGCTCGGGTTCTTTATGTCGCTAGCACCCAGCCCCCTAGCCAGGGTAGCTGGTGGCACTTGACGCCGCGAACCAGAAACTGTTGCGGCGTGGTGCCTCCAGCCAAGCTAGCTGTACTGCCTACGCCTGGCTGGCCGGGAGCTGCACTATTTAATTAGCCGCCTTAATTAGCCGCCATCAGTGACTGGAGTGCTGGAAACGGTCCACCAGCTCCACCATCTTGCCAGCCGTGCTGTTGAGCTGGCCGGACAGCGCGGCGGCCTCCTGCACGATGTGGGCATTATTTTCCGCCAGCGCCGCAATCTTGCTGACATTGGTGGCCACATCATTGCTGGCGGCGGTTTGCTCCTGCATGGCCAGCGTGGTGCTGCGGCTCTTGCCGGCGGTATCGCTGGCCTTGTCGTGAATCAGCGCCAGGTCTGCCACGGTCAGGTCCACTTCGGCCATGCCGCCTTGCATGCGCTGCCGGGCGGTGGCCATTTGCTGCGCCACACCACGGGTTTCACGGCGGATGTCTTCAATCAGCGCGGCAATGTCCAGCGTTTCCTTGCTGGTGCGTTCGGCCAGCTTGCGCACCTCGTCCGCCACCACGGCAAAGCCGCGCCCCATTTCGCCTGCCCGTGCCGCTTCGATGGCGGCATTGAGCGCCAGCAGATTGGTCTGGTCGGCAATCTCGCGGATGGCGGTGACAATGCTGTGAATACCCTCGGACTTGTCGCGCAGCATGTCCACGCTATCCCCGGTCTGGGTAAGTCCGTCCGCGGTTTCACTCAAGGCGGTCGCGGTACTGCGCATGCGCGCGCGGCCATCGTCCACACAAGTTTGCATGTCCTGGGCCACGCGCATGGCTTGCTCGGCATTGTCGGTCACGGCGGCAATGCCGGCGGACATTTGCTCGATGGCAGCGGCAATATCCACCGAAGAACGGCTCTGCACATCCGCCGTGGAGGCGGCACGGGCTGATACATCGTTGAGCGAACGGGCGGCCGCCATCATCTGGTGCGCTTCGGTCTTGATCTGACGCAGAGTGTCGGCAAAGGCATCCACCAGGTGGTCAAACGCATGGCCCATGCGGGCTATTTCATCACTGCCCGGCAGGGCGGCGCGGCGCGACAGGTCAAAATCGCGGCTCATGCCGCCCATCAATTGCTCCAGGCGGGAAATCGGCCGCTCCACGCTGTGATAGATGGCCCAGCCCAGCAGCGACAACACCAGGATGGTGGCGGCGGAGCCCAGCAGGGTGAACCATAGCTGGAAACCTGCCTCACCCAGCAAGCGCTGAACATGCTGGTCCAGTTGCTCCAGCAGCACGTCCTGCAGTTGTTTCAGATTGGCCATCTGGGCGGTGGCAGTTTTGAACCACTGTGCCGATGCCACGCCCAGCGGCTGCCCCAGCGGCGTGGTCATGATCTGCTGGCGCATGGCCTGCACAGCCGCCGCCTCGGCTGATTGATCGGCCCGCTGCGACAAGGCACGCAAAGAGCTGGAGGCCACCAGCCGCAACTGGCTGGCACAGGCTTGCTGCTTGGCCTGCAAGCCTGCGGCCTGCAACAGGCTGGCCTGGTCAAAACTGCCCCGCCCCAGCACGCCATTGATAAAACCACGCTCGCGGCCGGCAAACTCTTTCTGACACTGCAGATTGACCAGGGCCACGGTGTCCTGCAGCAGGCCGGCATCGCTGGTACTGCCGGCCAGACCGGCAATCAGCCCGATCAGTGCTTCGATATTGTCCGAATAGGCGGCAAACATCTGCCCTGCCGGCTGGCTGCGGCTGTCAATCGCCGCCCGCCCTTGCAGCAAGGCAGCTACCTGGCCGTCCACTGCGGCTGCCTGCGTGGCATCGGGCAGTTGCGCCAGGCTGCGGTGAAAATCGCTCAGGGCGCTGTCTGTTTGCTGGCGTGCGGATTTCAGTTCATCCGGCACACTGCTGCCGGCGGCAGCAAGAAAACCATTGCTCAAGCCACGCTCGGCCTGTAGCTGGTGAATCAGGTTGCTGGCCTTGCCGGCCACCTGCAGCAGTTGGGCGGAAGCCTGCAGTCGGGACAGGCTGTGCCACTTTTCCAGTGACAACACCCCGGCAAGACCGGCAATCACCAGTACGAAAGGTAGGATCAGCAAGCCCAGCCTGCTGGCGATGGAAAGTCTGGACAGCATGTCCGCCTCACAATTCTTTTGGAATAAATTAGGATTTTTTTGCTGCTTGAAGCATAGGAAAATTCCTAGCAGCAATAAACATGCCGGGAAAATAATAAAAAAAGGGGAAGCGCCCTGGCTCCCCCTCTCCCTCCGCCTTGCCCGGAGGATCTGGCTCATGCGTACTTAGCAGCGGATTTCTGCATTCTGGCGGGCGTAGAACCACCAGTTGATCAGCACGCAACTGGCGTAAAACAGGATGAAGGCATACAGCGCGGCCTCCACGCCACCGGTCATGGAAATGGAGGTGCCATAGCTCTTGGGAATGAAGAAACCGCCATACGCCCCAATGGCACCGGAGAAGCCCAGCACGGCAGCCGCTTCACGCGTGGCATCCGCCTGTGCCTGCTTTTGTGCCGCCTCGCCCTTGCCCGCCAGCCGCTGATGCAGGGTGAGGAAGATCACCGGCACCTGCATGAAGGTGGAACCGTTACCCACACCGGTCAGCGCAAACAGGCAGAGGAACATGGCAAAAAAGCCCTGGAAGCTGCCGCCCTGGCCTGCATGCGGCAAGAACACCAGCACGCCGCCCACCGCCAGCATCATCAGCAGGAATACCGCCTGGGTGACCTTGGCACCGCCAATCTTGTCCGCCAGCCAGCCACCGACCGGACGGGCCAGTGCGCCCACCAGCGGGCCGTAGAACACGTATTTGGTGGGGTCCACATCCGGGAACTGGCCTTTCATCAGCAGCGGGAAACCGGCAGAGAAACCGATGAAGGAACCAAAGGTGCCGATGTACAGCCAGCACATCAGCCAATTGTGCTTGCGCTTGAAAATAACCACCTGGTCGGCAAAGGACGCACGCGCCGAGGCAATGTCGTTCATGCCCAGCCAGGCGGCAACGGTGGCCAGCAGGATGAAGGGCACCCAGACAAAGCCGGCGTTCTGCAGCCACATTTTCTTGTGTACCGCGCCCTTGATCCAGGTTTGCGGATCGCCACCAAAGGCACCAAACACGCCCATGGTAATCACCAGCGGCACCACGAACTGCACCAGCGACACCCCCAGATTACCCAGACCGGCATTCAGCCCCAGCGCCGTGCCTTTTTCCGCCTTGGGGAAAAAGAAGCTGATATTGGACATGGACGAACTGAAATTGCCGCCACCAAAACCGCACAGCAGCGCCAGCACCACCATGGTGACGTAGCTGGTAGTCGGGTCCTGCACGGCAAAACCGATGCCGATGGCCGGAATCAACAGGCTGGCGGTGGAAATGGCCGTCCACTTGCGGCCACCGAAAATCGGCACCATGAAGCTGTAGAAAATGCGCAAGGTGGCACCGGACAGCGCCGGCAGCGCGGCAAGCCAGAACAGCTGGTTCTGGCTGTAGCTAAAGCCGATATTGGGCATGTTCAGCACCGCCACGCTCCACACCTGCCAGATGACAAAAGCCAGCATCAGCGCAGGGATGGATATCCACAAATTGCGCCGGGCAACGGCCTTGCCCTCCTGCTGCCAGAACTCCTTGTTTTCCGGTTCCCACCGGTTAAGTACATGTGACATCACGTCCTCCCTGACGGCCACTCGGCCATCAATCAAAAATGGGGTTGCTGCTTTCAGGCCGACTGTTTGGCCACTGCGGCCACGGCCTTGCCCTGTGCGGGCTTGAAGGAAAAATGCATCCACACCAGCGACACGCACACCGTGCCGTACAGCAGCATGAAGGCGCTGCTGCGCACGCCGGTGACATCCAGCAGCACGCCAAACAGGATGGGCAGCAGGAAACCGCCCATGCCACCGGCCAGGCCCACCACGCCGGACACCGCGCCGATGTTGTCGGGAAACTCGTTGGCAATGAACTTGAACACCGAGGCCTTGCCGATGGCCATGGCAATGCCCACGCCAAACAGCATCAGGGTGAAGGGGACAACACTCAGGCCGATATGGAAGCTTTGCACTCCATGGGTGGTGGTGATGCTGAAGTCGGTTTGCGGATAGGACAGGATGAAAAACGCCACCCAGCAGGTCCACATCACGCCCCAGGTCACCTTGTAGGGGCCAAAGCGGTCGGACAGCCAGCCGCCCATCGCCCGTAGCACGCCGCCGGGCAGGGAGAAACAGGCCGCCAGAAAGGCCGCATGCTTGATGTCAAAGCCGTACTCGCCCACGTAGTACTTGGTCATCCACAGCGCCAGCGCCACATAGCCGCCAAACACCACCGAGTAGTACTGGCAGTAGCGCAGCACCGCCGGATCCTTCATCAGCGCCAGTTGGCTGCGCAGGCTTACCTTGCTGCTGACCAGGTGGGCCGCATCCTGATAGGAAAACAGCCAGAACAAAATGGCCGTCACCAGCATGATGCCGGCGTAGACCGAGGGCACCAACTGCCAGCCGCCGATGGCGATGATGCCGGGAGCCACCAGCTTGGTGAGCGAGGAACCGGCATTACCTGCCCCAAACACCCCCATTGCCATGCCCTGCTGTTCCGGCTTGAACCAGCGCGCCACATAAGGCGTGCCCACCGAAAACGCCCCGCCGGCCAGCCCCACCAGCAGGCCGATGGCCAGAAACTGCCAGTAAGCCGTGGCGTACTGCATGATGAAGATGAAGGGCACGCAGATCAGCATCAGCAGGAACATCACGATGCGACCGCCAAAACGGTCGGTCCAGATGCCCAGCGGCACGCGGATCAGCGAGCCGGACAGCACCGGCGTGGCGGCCAGGATGCCGAATTCGGTTTCATTCAGCCCCAGATGCTGCTTGATGGGAATGCCCAGTACCGCAAACATCATCCAGATCATGAAACAGATGGTGAAAGCCACGGTGCTGGATGCCAGCACGGCATACTGCTTGAAGCGTAAAGAAGCCATGATGCTTTGCTCCACTATTGGGATAAGGCCATTTAACCCTTATCCGCACGCGGGAAATATTCACCGATAGCAGCACGGCGGGCGGCATGAGGAGCTAGGCAATGGCGGCAGATGGGGAAGAAGAACTAATCACAAAGGGGGATATACAAGCGCAGATGCTTGCCAGGCATGGCTTGCAGCCGGATGAAAAGCAGCAGGCCAACTCCTTCTTGTGGTGAATTGTCGCCACATCCGGCTGGCTTTATTGTTAAGCTGAAAACAGACACGGCAGCGGCCTTGCCGCCCGCCTTCCCAGCCTTACCGGACCCGTAGCCAGATGATGCTTTACCAGACCCCGCAATTGCGCAGCCTGTCCACCAAACTGCTGATGCTGACCATCGCCTGGCTGCTGCTGGCGATGACTTCCATCGGCTATACCCTGGTGCTGTCCTGGAAGCTGGAAGGCGGCGCTGCCGCCATCAACGACGCCGGCAGCCTGCGCATGCGCAGCTACCATCTTGCCTTGCAGGTCAGCGAGGGCGCGCCCCTGGCAGTGATCCACGAGGAAGAACAGCAATTTGCCGCCATCCTGGCGCGCCTGAAAAAGGGCGATCCGGCACGGCCACTGTTTTTGCCGGACAATCTGTCGGTACACCAGCAGGTGGCCAGCATAGAACAGTCCTGGCAGCACGACATGCTGCCGCTGCTGGCCGCCGCCGCCATGCAAAGCAGCAGCCGCAAGATGGAGCGGCCGGACATCGCCAGCTTCGTCAACCGCATCGACCGGCTGGTGAAACTGGTGGAAGAAGACAATGCGCGCAATACCACCTTGCTGCGCTTTTTCCAGATGGCCTTGATTGCCATGGCCATCATCGGCTCCTTCAGCATGATGTTCCTGCTGTTTTTGCTGGTGATCCGCCCGCTCAACGCGCTGGGCGAAGGCATGCTGCGCCTGCGCGACGGCAATCTGGATGCCCGGGTGATAGTAGACAGCAATGATGAATTTGCCACCATCGCCACCGGCTTCAACCAGATGGCAGGCCGCCTGCAGGACCTCTACACCACGCTGGAACAGAAAGTGGCCGACAAAACCCGCTCGGTGGAGGAAAAAAACCGCCAGTTGGCGGCGCTGTACAATGTCACCGCCTTCCTGCACGGCTCGCACACGCTGGACAATATGTGCAGCGGCTTCATCAGCCGGCTGATCGAGCTGACCGGGGCCGATGCCGGCAGCGTGCGGCTGGTGGATTTCAAGCGCGGGCGGCTGGAGCTGATTGCACAACAAGGCCTGCCCGCCGACATGGTGGAACATGACGACTGCGCCCCGATTGACGGCTGCCTGTGCGGCGACGCGGTGCAACAGCCGGTTTCCGTCATCCACCGCTTTGACCAGTTGCCGCATATCGAAGAAAAACACTGCCAGCGCGCCGGGTTTGCCAGCATCTCGGTATTCCACATCCGCCACAACCAGAACAATGTCGGCATTTTCACCCTGTACTTCTATCAGACACCCAAACTGCCGCCGCAAGACCAGTTCCTGCTGGAAACCCTGGGCAGCCACCTGGGCGTGGCGGTGGAAAACCAGCGCCTGGCGGCGCGTGACCAGCAATTTGCCGTGGCCGAGGAACGCAATCTGATGGCACAGGGCCTGCATGACAGCATTGCCCAGTCGCTGTCCTTCCTCAATCTGCAAGTACAGATGCTGGAAGCGGCACTGGCCGACCAGCAAACCGAACAGGCACAGGAAAACCTGGCCTTCATCCGCACCGGGGTACAGGAATGTTACGAAGACGTACGCGAACTGCTGCTCAACTTCCGCACCCGCATCAACAAGGAAGACTTCGGCGACGCCGTGCGCACCCTGCTGGAACGCTTTGAAAAACAGGCCCGCGTACCCACCCAGCTCAACCTCAGCGGCAACGGCCTGGCACTGAACCCACAGCAGCAACTACAGGTGATTTTCATCCTGCAAGAAGCGCTGTCCAATGTACGCAAGCATGCCCATGCCCGCCGCGTGCGGGTGGATATCCACAACGATGCCGACTTCCACATGCAAATCCGCGATGATGGCTGCGGCTTTGACGAGGCACTGGTGGCCAGCCGGCGCGCCAGCCACGTCGGGCTGTCCATCATGCAGGAACGCGCGGCACGCATTCATGGCCAGATCAGCATTCAGGCCCATGCCGACGGCGGCACCGAAGTCAGCCTGCTGCTGCCACAAACCGAAAGACAAGCCGCATGACAACCATTCGTATCCTGCTGGTCGACGACCACACCCTGTTCCGCAGCGGCCTCAAAGCCCTGCTGCAGCGCCAGAGCGACTTTGAAATTGTCGGCGAAGCCGCCGACGGCCTGGAAGGCGTGAAGCTGTGCGAACAACTCAAGCCCGACGTGGTGCTGCTGGACATCGACATGCCGCAGATGAATGGCCGCGAAGCGCTGGCACAGATTCTGGTTACCCAGCCACAACTGGCGGTGCTGATGCTCACCGTATCGGAAGATGGTGAAGACCTGGCCGACTGCCTGAAAACCGGGGCGCGTGGCTATCTCTTGAAAAACATCAATGCCGACTTCCTGCTGGACAGCATCCGCCGCGCGGTGGATGGCGACAGCGTGCTGTCACCGGAAATGACTTCCAAGCTGCTGTCACAATTGCGCGGCGGCGAAAGCAGCAAGAGCAAGCGCAGCGGCGTGGAACAACTGACCCAGCGCGAGCGCGAAATCCTGGCCTGGCTCAGCCGTGGCGTCAGCAATAAGGAAATCGCCCGCTCGCTGGACCTGGCCGAGAGCACGATCAAGGTGCATGTGCAGAACATCCTGCGCAAACTCAGCCTCAATGGCCGGGTACAGGCCGCGCTGTTTGCCGTCGAGCACGGCCTGGACAAGCTGCCCTGATTTATTTGCAGCTGCAGCAATATCCTTGTTGAAGGCGGCAACAAGGACAACTACCATGTCATAGATAGTGTCACCATCAGCCTTACAGACCTGCGTACCATCATGAATGCATATGCGCTGCTGGACGCGCTCAATACCCCGGTATGGATCATCCTGCCCGCCACGGATGACATCCTGTTTGCCAACCGGCAAGCCCTGGCCCTGGCCAGCCGGCAGACAGTAGCCGATTTGCGCGGCGGCTGCCTGTCGGCCCGCGCCCAGGAAAAACTGGCCGACTTCACCCCCAGCATGCTGCAGCACGAGCAGGTGGTGGAAATATGGACGGTACAGGGGCAGGACGAAGCCCAGGCCATGGGCTGCCACCTGGGACATTTGCTGCTGGATGATGGCCGCAACGCCATCCTGGTGGAAGGCATGCTGGCCGCCAGCACCACACCGCTCAGCCACGCACTGCCGGCCAGTTCGCCACGGGATGGCAGCTTCCACGAAATGCTGATGCAGACCAATAGCGCACCCATGCTGCTGATCGACCCCGCCGATGAAGGCCGCATCGTCAATGTCAACCAGGCCGCCATCCGCTTTTATGGCTATAGCCGGAGCGAATTCACCGACAAGCACACCTGGGAAATCAATGCCATGGGCCGGGCCATCCTGCCGGTGATGCAACACATTGCCCAATTACCTGGCGGCCACAAGCCGCTGAGCTTTGTCCACCGGCTGGCCGATGGCAGCCTGCGCGACGTGCAGACCTATGCCGGCCCGGTGGTGATTCACGGCAAACGCCTGATGCTGTGTGTGATTCATGACATCACCGAACAAAAACGGCTGAAATCCGAATTGGAACAGGCCGCGCTGAAAGACCCGCTCACCGGCCTGTGGAACCGTCGCCACCTGCTGCTGCAACTGGAACGCTCCATCCAGGAAAAACAGCGCTTTGGCAATGATTTCAGCCTGATCTTGCTGGACGCGGACAATTTCAAGCACATCAATGACCACTACGGCCACTTTACCGGCGATGAAGTGCTGGTATGGCTGGCCAAGACGCTGGAATCACGCGTGCGTGCCGTAGACAGCGTCTGCCGCTGGGGAGGCGAGGAATTCGTCATCCTGCTGCCACAAACCAGCCGCGACAATGCCCTGCATCTGGCCGAAGCCCTGCGTCAGACCGTAGCGCAAACCCGCCATGACAAACTGCCCGCTATCACCGTCAGCATTGGTGTGGCCATCCACCAGGATCAGGAAACGGTGGAAAGCCTGATCATGCGGGTGGACAGCGCGCTCTACCAGGCCAAGAACCAGGGCCGCAACTGCGTGATTGCCGCCTGAGACCGGCAACATCCCGCCCCTACTCCCTCCGACCTAGGCGTATGCCCACCACTGGCCAACTGGCAAGGCCGCGTCGGCAGCGTACACTGGCAGTCATTGTCCCCTTCTGGTGCCAGCCATGCTGTCCGACCGTTTTGGCAGAACCATCGACTATCTGCGGGTATCCG contains the following coding sequences:
- a CDS encoding DUF6396 domain-containing protein, translated to MRLVLKLDLSLDNSLPKADPQRAGRYDLIGTVLPSYCWANRKVPELDRIVRLSPAPLPPPEQCIRERAAAKARNPATSRPGAKRQQAQTAQAAPRGCPAKRQSAAFTGIAPCN
- a CDS encoding methyl-accepting chemotaxis protein, with amino-acid sequence MLSRLSIASRLGLLILPFVLVIAGLAGVLSLEKWHSLSRLQASAQLLQVAGKASNLIHQLQAERGLSNGFLAAAGSSVPDELKSARQQTDSALSDFHRSLAQLPDATQAAAVDGQVAALLQGRAAIDSRSQPAGQMFAAYSDNIEALIGLIAGLAGSTSDAGLLQDTVALVNLQCQKEFAGRERGFINGVLGRGSFDQASLLQAAGLQAKQQACASQLRLVASSSLRALSQRADQSAEAAAVQAMRQQIMTTPLGQPLGVASAQWFKTATAQMANLKQLQDVLLEQLDQHVQRLLGEAGFQLWFTLLGSAATILVLSLLGWAIYHSVERPISRLEQLMGGMSRDFDLSRRAALPGSDEIARMGHAFDHLVDAFADTLRQIKTEAHQMMAAARSLNDVSARAASTADVQSRSSVDIAAAIEQMSAGIAAVTDNAEQAMRVAQDMQTCVDDGRARMRSTATALSETADGLTQTGDSVDMLRDKSEGIHSIVTAIREIADQTNLLALNAAIEAARAGEMGRGFAVVADEVRKLAERTSKETLDIAALIEDIRRETRGVAQQMATARQRMQGGMAEVDLTVADLALIHDKASDTAGKSRSTTLAMQEQTAASNDVATNVSKIAALAENNAHIVQEAAALSGQLNSTAGKMVELVDRFQHSSH
- a CDS encoding NarK family nitrate/nitrite MFS transporter encodes the protein MSHVLNRWEPENKEFWQQEGKAVARRNLWISIPALMLAFVIWQVWSVAVLNMPNIGFSYSQNQLFWLAALPALSGATLRIFYSFMVPIFGGRKWTAISTASLLIPAIGIGFAVQDPTTSYVTMVVLALLCGFGGGNFSSSMSNISFFFPKAEKGTALGLNAGLGNLGVSLVQFVVPLVITMGVFGAFGGDPQTWIKGAVHKKMWLQNAGFVWVPFILLATVAAWLGMNDIASARASFADQVVIFKRKHNWLMCWLYIGTFGSFIGFSAGFPLLMKGQFPDVDPTKYVFYGPLVGALARPVGGWLADKIGGAKVTQAVFLLMMLAVGGVLVFLPHAGQGGSFQGFFAMFLCLFALTGVGNGSTFMQVPVIFLTLHQRLAGKGEAAQKQAQADATREAAAVLGFSGAIGAYGGFFIPKSYGTSISMTGGVEAALYAFILFYASCVLINWWFYARQNAEIRC
- a CDS encoding MFS transporter, whose product is MASLRFKQYAVLASSTVAFTICFMIWMMFAVLGIPIKQHLGLNETEFGILAATPVLSGSLIRVPLGIWTDRFGGRIVMFLLMLICVPFIFIMQYATAYWQFLAIGLLVGLAGGAFSVGTPYVARWFKPEQQGMAMGVFGAGNAGSSLTKLVAPGIIAIGGWQLVPSVYAGIMLVTAILFWLFSYQDAAHLVSSKVSLRSQLALMKDPAVLRYCQYYSVVFGGYVALALWMTKYYVGEYGFDIKHAAFLAACFSLPGGVLRAMGGWLSDRFGPYKVTWGVMWTCWVAFFILSYPQTDFSITTTHGVQSFHIGLSVVPFTLMLFGVGIAMAIGKASVFKFIANEFPDNIGAVSGVVGLAGGMGGFLLPILFGVLLDVTGVRSSAFMLLYGTVCVSLVWMHFSFKPAQGKAVAAVAKQSA
- a CDS encoding type IV pili methyl-accepting chemotaxis transducer N-terminal domain-containing protein yields the protein MMLYQTPQLRSLSTKLLMLTIAWLLLAMTSIGYTLVLSWKLEGGAAAINDAGSLRMRSYHLALQVSEGAPLAVIHEEEQQFAAILARLKKGDPARPLFLPDNLSVHQQVASIEQSWQHDMLPLLAAAAMQSSSRKMERPDIASFVNRIDRLVKLVEEDNARNTTLLRFFQMALIAMAIIGSFSMMFLLFLLVIRPLNALGEGMLRLRDGNLDARVIVDSNDEFATIATGFNQMAGRLQDLYTTLEQKVADKTRSVEEKNRQLAALYNVTAFLHGSHTLDNMCSGFISRLIELTGADAGSVRLVDFKRGRLELIAQQGLPADMVEHDDCAPIDGCLCGDAVQQPVSVIHRFDQLPHIEEKHCQRAGFASISVFHIRHNQNNVGIFTLYFYQTPKLPPQDQFLLETLGSHLGVAVENQRLAARDQQFAVAEERNLMAQGLHDSIAQSLSFLNLQVQMLEAALADQQTEQAQENLAFIRTGVQECYEDVRELLLNFRTRINKEDFGDAVRTLLERFEKQARVPTQLNLSGNGLALNPQQQLQVIFILQEALSNVRKHAHARRVRVDIHNDADFHMQIRDDGCGFDEALVASRRASHVGLSIMQERAARIHGQISIQAHADGGTEVSLLLPQTERQAA
- a CDS encoding response regulator gives rise to the protein MTTIRILLVDDHTLFRSGLKALLQRQSDFEIVGEAADGLEGVKLCEQLKPDVVLLDIDMPQMNGREALAQILVTQPQLAVLMLTVSEDGEDLADCLKTGARGYLLKNINADFLLDSIRRAVDGDSVLSPEMTSKLLSQLRGGESSKSKRSGVEQLTQREREILAWLSRGVSNKEIARSLDLAESTIKVHVQNILRKLSLNGRVQAALFAVEHGLDKLP
- a CDS encoding GGDEF domain-containing protein codes for the protein MNAYALLDALNTPVWIILPATDDILFANRQALALASRQTVADLRGGCLSARAQEKLADFTPSMLQHEQVVEIWTVQGQDEAQAMGCHLGHLLLDDGRNAILVEGMLAASTTPLSHALPASSPRDGSFHEMLMQTNSAPMLLIDPADEGRIVNVNQAAIRFYGYSRSEFTDKHTWEINAMGRAILPVMQHIAQLPGGHKPLSFVHRLADGSLRDVQTYAGPVVIHGKRLMLCVIHDITEQKRLKSELEQAALKDPLTGLWNRRHLLLQLERSIQEKQRFGNDFSLILLDADNFKHINDHYGHFTGDEVLVWLAKTLESRVRAVDSVCRWGGEEFVILLPQTSRDNALHLAEALRQTVAQTRHDKLPAITVSIGVAIHQDQETVESLIMRVDSALYQAKNQGRNCVIAA